CCAGTGTGTTTGAAACAACCATAAGGTTGCTTTGTAAGGTTTAATATATTGTTCTTGTTTATAATATTGCCTTGAATTCAGGCAGTTTCCTGACTCTATTATTATAAGATGAGGTGCATTTAATTGTTTGATCTTTGAAGTATCTAACCCTTTGTTTTTCAACAGAGTTGTAGGTGGGCTCCTGAGTGCATATGATCTATCTGGGGAGCATGTTTTTCTTGAAAAGGCTAAAGACATAGCTGATAGGTTGCTTCCTGCATGGGATACTCCTTCTGGTATCCCCTACAACATTATCAACTTGGTTAATGGTAATCCACATAACCCTGGTTGGACTGGGGTAAGTTCCAACATTCATCCATTGACATGTGTTATGCATACTATATTTAGGACAAGACAagagggcattttagtcatttcctTCTCTTTTCTCAGGGTGACAGTATCCTAGCAGATTCAGGCACAGAGCAGCTGGAGTTTATAGCACTAAGCCAAAGAACAGGAGACCCAAAGTATCAACAAAAGGTATTTGTTTTCATGGTGTCATGTAATGTATTATCATATATATACAAGAATATGATTGGAAACTTTGACAACATCTTATTTTATATGGTAATGATTCAGGTAGAGAATGTTATTCGTGAGCTGAATAAGACATTCCCTGCTGATGGATTGCTTCCCATCTATATAAACCCACACAAAGGGACAACATCATACTCCACCATTACTTTTGGGGCCATGGGAGACAGGTACTTAATAATATTCTTTGTATTAATTGTTTTCTTATGATCTTCAATATATTAAGTTTTTTAAAAATGTAACTTTGTGTAGTTTCTATGAGTATTTACTTAAAGTGTGGATACAAGGAAACAAAACTGCAGCTGTGAAGCCTTATAGGTGAGTTAGTAATTGTAATTGTAGGTAAAATTACAACTGTAGTTGTATATAATATAATATGAAAGAAAGTAATGAGTTATTAAAACAGAGACATGTGGGAGACATCAATGAAAGGTTTATTAACCTTGGTACGAAGAACCGAACCATCATCTTTTGCATATATATCTGAGAAGATAGGAAGCTCTCTAATTGATAAGGTAAGAGTGAAGAAGAAGATTTGATTGTTTGAGTTTGAGAATCAGTTAGAGATTATAATTTGTTGAAAACATTTTCAGATGGATGAGCTGGCGTGCTTTGCTCCAGGAATGATAGCATTAGGATCATCTGGTTATGGTCCTGATGAATCCTCAAAGTTCCTGAATTTGGCAGAAGAGGtgtgttatttttgttgtttttttagttGCTAATAATTTTGATGTGTATTATTTATTTGCAGCTTGCTTGGACATGCTATAACTTTTATCAGTCCACACCAACAAAGTTGGCTGGAGAAAACTACTTCTTCCATTCAGGGCAGGTTAGTAATTTCACATGATGATGTGTTGTTTTATTTTAAGGAGGTATTTTTACTTTATTAAATGTTTAAAGTTACAGGACATGAGTGTGGGCACATCATGGAACATATTGAGGCCAGAAACAGTTGAATCACTCTTCTATTTGTGGCGTTTGACTGGTAATAAGACATACCAAGAATGGGGTTGGGACATATTTCAAGCATTTGAAAAGAATTCCCGTGTGGAATCTGGATATGTTGGATTGAAGGATGTAagtcattaattaattaattacactcGGATTTATATTGTATACGACTTTGATTTTGTTGTGTTTATTTTTGCAGGTGAATACAGGTGTGAAAGACAATATGATGCAGAGTTTCTTTCTTGCAGAAACACTGAAATATTTGTATCTTTTATTCTCGCCACCTTCAGTGATACCTTTAGATGAATGGGTTTTCAACACAGAAGCCCACCCACTAAGAATTGTGACACGTGTTGATTCACCAGAAGCCTCCAATTCCAAACAGGGTACATCATCTAATAATAATATTAGGATACGTGCTAGGAAAGAAGGTCGTTTTGACAAGCCATAGGGAATTTCAGAACAACATAACACATAtgttgttatttttaatatattgtaAAAGAGATGTACTTTTTTCtccatatatttttttgttttgaatgTGATACAGGGTAGATACAGCATTGCCCCTCTATATAGGATCGGGAGAGGGGgaattattgtattttttatattttatagttATATGTATACTTGAAGCGGATAACATGCAATTAGACGGTCGTTATTTACTTTGTGGTAAACCTTGAAGCACTGCATGTGCATGCAATATGTCATCTTTTACAATTACTTCATTTATTGAACTTGTTAAGTATCTTAGTTTATTTTTGCATCTGCTCCATTGGTTTTAGGAGAGCTGACAATTCTTTCTTTATATACCATCATGGATTTGAGACTATTTATCTGTtcctttatgttgatgatattattctcACCACATCCCTCACTACTCGTTTGTCCTCTGAGTTCTCCATGAAGGACTTAAGACCTCACTTCTTTCTTGGTATTGATGCTTCCTGGACTGCTAAGGGACCTTTCTTGTCACAGACAGACTTTGCGGAAAAAACAAAAAATCTAACTTGTGTTGACACATCCACAAGCAATCCATGCGATATTGTAACAAACACCAAGTCTAAGCTTTCCCTTGATGGTAAGCATATGGCTGACCCTACTCTACATAGGAGTCATGCAAGTGGCTTGCAATAAAGCATGTTGCTAACCATGTCCAATATAGGAGTTTTGCAAGTGCCCTCCAATATCTAATATTCATTCATCCAAATATCTCTTATGATGTTTAGCATAGTATGCACAATCCTTACGAACCACATTTTCTTGTTTGTCTTAAATCGATTGTTGGGATAGTTGTCCTTAGACTAGCCAATTCACTTTTGGTTTGCGTCTATCTTGTGACAAACTTGTCTCTTGGTCCTCCAAGCTAGGGGTGGCAAATCGTgttattgttttgtgtttttgtctgacacgacacgacaagttTTATgtgacacgaacacgacacgacacgacacgatatcGTGTTTTTtcttaactaacacgaaaacgaacgaattaaaaaacgacaaacacgacacaaCACGAAAAATGTATCATatactaaaaactagtttatttaatgaatacTTTATCAAATATAACACGACAAACACGATAAAGAACTGCTATATCGTGTCAACTTCGTGTCGAATTTTGAAcgcgaacacgacacgacattgTGTTTTTTATAGTTAACAtgaacacgaattcaaatttcaatttcgtcccaatttcgtttcgtaTTGTGTATTTTTATCGtgtatgtatcataaattatcaCCCCTACTCCAAGCTACAACATGTCTCCAATTCCAACATTGAAGCTTAGTAGTATTAGGAGTAGCAAATGTTGTCTCCCATTCCAGCATTGAAGCTTGGAGTAGCAAAAGTCGTTGAAGTTGAATGGCTATGCAACCTCTTACTCAATCCATCTTGTCCTTTATCTCGTACCACAATTTGTATTGTGATAATATCGGTGTCATGTACCTTGCATCTAACCCAATTTAAAACCAAAATACCAAACATGTGAAAATAAACATTTTATTGGACATATTGTTGCATGTTTCATCCACTCATCGTTTGCAAATATATTTACTAAGGGACTACACaactatttttagatttttcagaATAGTTAAAACATTCTGGAACCTCTAAAATTCAGGGTGATatcgtattatattttatttttgttttgataCATCTTGTATATCATAGTGTCCATTATGTAAATCGATATATTATTTATACCAAAGCAATACCTCGCTAATCCTAACGGGTATTTCCACAAACTAACAAAATTAATGGATTAATATCACTTGAAGTTTGTTTTAATTGAGCTCCATCTTGCAGATTTTGTCACGATGTTTGAAAATAAAGAAATCAAAAGATACTTcgcatttttataaaagaaacaaGACAACATGAATGGGTGTACTTATTTGAGTATTGGGTTTGCTATAAACGAATTTTTGGACATTTGATTTGAACTGATATGAGTATGAGGTGGTTATAAGGTGCCACGTGGTTTTGTTTGACAGTGTACAGCAAGagcgcgcgcacacacacactGTAAACTAACTATTATTAGTAACGCGTAATAAGTAGAAAACACAAAAAGCCGCTAAGATGGCGGTTGTCCTCTCCTTACTTTCTTTTTTCCATATCACTCTCATCATAACCCATCATCACTTCTCAGAATCATCTCCTTTGCTCTCTACCTCTATCTACATCACATCACTGTGTGTCTTTGTTTTTCAAAAGCCAACCTACACTCGCATTATCATCAGATATCAATGACTACAAGCGGAACCAACGCCTCTTCTTCATCCAACACTCCTCCTCCCGACATCGAAACTGGCGTTCTTCCTCCTATCAACGCCCCCGATGACGATTTTGACGATCCTTTCGACATCACCACCACCAAGAATGCGTCCACTGAGTCTCTCAGACGCTGGAGGGTACGTAATTAAGCTTTTTCCAATCGTCATTCATCTTAAAAAAGATTACATTTTGTGTTCCATTGCTGATCGGGATATATATCATATCCTCACTTCAAAACGATGCACATGCAACCACAATCTTAAGACAAACTGACAAAATATTTACCTAACATATACATATATCTTAATCGTTCCTATCTACTGTGTTGCGATTTGAGTTTATTTACCTCTTGAAAGATCATACTTTTTTTTTATCATCCGTAATAACTTAATAACATCTAATCTAGTTATCTTTCCTTTTTGGATCTGAAAGTGATGTACATGTGATTGTGAGAGTGTGAGTATTCAAATCAATGTGGAGTGATATTTATGCTGAAATACTGAGATTACAACTACTGGATATAGGTTTAGTAATTGAAGTGGGATTTTGAACTCACTGTAATTTATTGTCCTATATATACAGCAAGCTGCCCTTGTGCTTAATGCTTCACGTCGCTTCCGATACACATTGGACTTGAGAAAGAATGAAGAGCAGGAAAAAAGGAGAAGGATGATCAGGTCACATGCTCAAGTCATAAGGGTAATCTTGTCCATAATTTTGTAAATATATACCTTCCCAAATCCCAagtttggttatatatatatatatatatatatatatatatatatatatatatatatatatatatatatatatatatatatat
The genomic region above belongs to Lactuca sativa cultivar Salinas chromosome 4, Lsat_Salinas_v11, whole genome shotgun sequence and contains:
- the LOC111907429 gene encoding mannosyl-oligosaccharide 1,2-alpha-mannosidase MNS1 isoform X2; translated protein: MARTRSSSSSTTWRYVNPAYYLKRPKRLALLFMAFVSVSFFVWDRQTLVREHEDELFKLKSELLQLQNQLEELKPDENIVKKINTTSKNLDDLPIDPIENQRREKVKDAMVHAWTSYEKYAWGHDELQPQSKNGVDSFGGLGATLIDSLDTLYIMGLDEEFQRAKEWITNSLDFNKNYDASVFETTIRVVGGLLSAYDLSGEHVFLEKAKDIADRLLPAWDTPSGIPYNIINLVNGNPHNPGWTGGDSILADSGTEQLEFIALSQRTGDPKYQQKVENVIRELNKTFPADGLLPIYINPHKGTTSYSTITFGAMGDSFYEYLLKVWIQGNKTAAVKPYRDMWETSMKGLLTLVRRTEPSSFAYISEKIGSSLIDKMDELACFAPGMIALGSSGYGPDESSKFLNLAEELAWTCYNFYQSTPTKLAGENYFFHSGQDMSVGTSWNILRPETVESLFYLWRLTGNKTYQEWGWDIFQAFEKNSRVESGYVGLKDVNTGVKDNMMQSFFLAETLKYLYLLFSPPSVIPLDEWVFNTEAHPLRIVTRVDSPEASNSKQGTSSNNNIRIRARKEGRFDKP
- the LOC111907429 gene encoding mannosyl-oligosaccharide 1,2-alpha-mannosidase MNS1 isoform X1 — encoded protein: MARTRSSSSSTTWRYVNPAYYLKRPKRLALLFMAFVSVSFFVWDRQTLVREHEDELFKLKSELLQLQNQLEELKPDENIVKKINTTSKNLDDLPIDPIENQRREKVKDAMVHAWTSYEKYAWGHDELQPQSKNGVDSFGGLGATLIDSLDTLYIMGLDEEFQRAKEWITNSLDFNKNYDASVFETTIRVVGGLLSAYDLSGEHVFLEKAKDIADRLLPAWDTPSGIPYNIINLVNGNPHNPGWTGGDSILADSGTEQLEFIALSQRTGDPKYQQKVENVIRELNKTFPADGLLPIYINPHKGTTSYSTITFGAMGDSFYEYLLKVWIQGNKTAAVKPYRDMWETSMKGLLTLVRRTEPSSFAYISEKIGSSLIDKMDELACFAPGMIALGSSGYGPDESSKFLNLAEELAWTCYNFYQSTPTKLAGENYFFHSGQLQDMSVGTSWNILRPETVESLFYLWRLTGNKTYQEWGWDIFQAFEKNSRVESGYVGLKDVNTGVKDNMMQSFFLAETLKYLYLLFSPPSVIPLDEWVFNTEAHPLRIVTRVDSPEASNSKQGTSSNNNIRIRARKEGRFDKP